The following are encoded together in the Halopiger aswanensis genome:
- a CDS encoding NuoI/complex I 23 kDa subunit family protein — protein sequence MIGLLKSMATTMKHALDGSTFTVEYPKTAPDVSPRFRGVHKWSQERCIWCRQCENVCPNDTIQIVMDDKRNGEQYNLHIGQCVYCRLCEEVCPTDAILLTQNFEFTGDTKHDLVYNKEQLKSVPWYKDIDPLESREPDRGAWIGEGEGEVDYQ from the coding sequence ATGATCGGACTACTCAAATCAATGGCAACGACGATGAAGCACGCGCTGGACGGCTCCACCTTCACGGTGGAGTACCCGAAGACGGCACCCGACGTGTCGCCGCGGTTCCGCGGCGTCCACAAGTGGAGCCAGGAGCGGTGTATCTGGTGTCGCCAGTGCGAGAACGTCTGTCCGAACGATACGATCCAGATCGTGATGGACGACAAGCGCAACGGCGAACAGTACAACCTCCACATCGGGCAGTGCGTCTACTGCCGGCTCTGCGAGGAGGTGTGCCCGACCGACGCCATCCTGCTCACCCAGAACTTCGAGTTCACCGGCGACACCAAACACGACTTGGTGTACAACAAGGAGCAGCTGAAGTCGGTCCCGTGGTACAAGGACATCGACCCGCTCGAGTCGCGCGAACCCGACCGGGGCGCGTGGATCGGCGAAGGCGAAGGGGAGGTCGATTACCAGTGA
- a CDS encoding complex I subunit 1/NuoH family protein has protein sequence MNAATIPLQTASDETVLLPERIGELTGLSGFGLAGELVATFIAAFIVGNLMLAMTGVAGPWAKRKITAAFTDRIAVNHLGPGGVLIIVADSVRLLSKELIIPENADRPAYDLAPVVVAGSALLGFAVIPMGSGVHLADPEVGLAYAFAISGIASVGLVMAGYASDNKYSLLGGLRAVAQNIAYEIPLVVTGMSVVLFAGSLRMSEIVAVQNQTTLFTIPGLEWGIPAWFALVNPFAFVLFLIANFAEVGRNPFDMPEAPAELIAGYQTEYSSVYFVLVYLGEFLHIFLGGAIIATIFLGGPAGPGPEGLGIVWFIVKIWAAFLLTQWLRSAIPRVRIDQLIEIGWKGLLVLSFANLGLTAAIVGVIA, from the coding sequence ATGAACGCGGCGACGATCCCACTGCAGACCGCAAGCGACGAGACGGTACTGCTCCCCGAGCGGATCGGCGAACTCACCGGCCTGAGCGGGTTCGGGCTCGCCGGCGAACTGGTCGCGACGTTCATCGCGGCGTTCATCGTCGGCAACCTGATGCTCGCGATGACCGGCGTCGCCGGTCCCTGGGCGAAGCGAAAGATTACGGCCGCGTTCACGGACCGTATCGCGGTCAATCACCTCGGTCCGGGCGGCGTCCTGATCATCGTCGCCGACTCCGTCCGCCTGCTCTCGAAGGAGTTGATCATTCCCGAGAACGCGGACCGACCGGCCTACGACCTCGCGCCGGTCGTCGTCGCGGGGTCGGCGCTGCTCGGCTTCGCCGTCATCCCGATGGGGAGCGGCGTCCACCTCGCCGATCCCGAAGTGGGACTGGCCTACGCCTTCGCGATCTCCGGGATCGCGTCGGTCGGGCTGGTGATGGCCGGCTACGCGTCGGACAACAAGTACTCGCTGCTGGGCGGCCTGCGCGCGGTCGCACAGAACATCGCCTACGAGATCCCGCTGGTCGTCACCGGCATGTCTGTCGTGCTCTTTGCGGGCTCGCTGCGCATGAGCGAGATCGTCGCCGTCCAGAACCAGACGACGCTGTTTACGATCCCCGGCCTCGAGTGGGGGATTCCGGCGTGGTTCGCGCTGGTGAACCCGTTCGCGTTCGTGCTGTTCCTGATCGCGAACTTCGCTGAGGTCGGCCGGAACCCGTTCGACATGCCCGAGGCGCCGGCGGAACTCATCGCGGGGTACCAGACCGAGTACTCCTCTGTGTACTTCGTGCTCGTCTACCTCGGCGAGTTCCTCCACATCTTCCTCGGCGGGGCGATCATCGCGACGATCTTCCTCGGCGGGCCGGCCGGACCGGGCCCCGAGGGGCTGGGTATCGTTTGGTTCATCGTGAAGATCTGGGCGGCGTTCCTGCTGACCCAGTGGCTGCGATCGGCCATCCCGCGCGTCCGCATCGACCAACTGATCGAAATCGGCTGGAAGGGACTGCTGGTCCTTTCCTTTGCGAACCTCGGACTGACTGCGGCAATCGTTGGGGTGATCGCATGA
- a CDS encoding NADH-quinone oxidoreductase subunit D, with protein sequence MSTGIERQPDQLTEDDLEALIGDRAIGRDDHMNAPAFVINPDEVQDVLFDLREQAGYDHLSCVTAQQYDDRYESIYHLKKYSDPTDEVSIVVPTTRSDPVSESAEPVFRTADWHEREAYDLVGIEYADHPDLRRILLPETWQGHPLSDDYDQTKPQVVTLSEHANPIQPDHEDAESDTMFLNIGPHHPATHGVLHVETVLDGETVVDVDPDIGYLHRCEEQMCQEGTYRHQIMPYPDRWDYVSSGLLNEWAYARAIEDMADIEVPEYAQVIRTMGAELCRIASHMLALGTFALDVYGEFTAIFMYTFRDREVVQDILEDLTGQRMMFNYFRVGGVAWDLPEPREEFIEKTRDFLDELPAKVDEYHDMVTSNEIFQTRCIDTGVIEPEVAKQYGCTGPVARASGIDYDLRRDDPYGYYENLEWDVVTREGCDNYARVLARMEEVEESAKIIEQCLDLLEEWPEDEREVQANVPRTLKPDADAETYRAVEAAKGELGIYMRSDGTDKPARFKIRSPCFSNLQVLPEMSEGEYVPDLIASLGSLDIVLGEVDR encoded by the coding sequence ATGAGTACGGGCATCGAACGACAGCCGGACCAGCTCACCGAGGACGACCTCGAGGCGCTGATCGGGGATCGCGCGATCGGGCGCGACGACCACATGAACGCGCCCGCGTTCGTCATCAATCCGGACGAGGTGCAGGACGTCCTGTTCGATCTCCGTGAGCAGGCCGGCTACGATCACCTCTCGTGTGTCACCGCACAGCAGTACGACGATCGGTACGAATCGATCTACCACCTCAAGAAGTACAGCGATCCGACCGACGAGGTGAGCATCGTCGTCCCGACGACGCGGTCGGATCCGGTCAGCGAGAGCGCGGAGCCGGTGTTCCGCACCGCCGACTGGCACGAGCGAGAGGCCTACGACCTCGTCGGCATCGAGTACGCCGACCACCCGGACCTGCGGCGCATTCTGCTGCCCGAGACGTGGCAGGGGCATCCGCTCTCGGACGACTACGACCAGACGAAACCGCAGGTCGTCACGCTTTCCGAGCACGCGAACCCGATCCAGCCGGATCACGAGGACGCCGAGTCGGACACGATGTTCCTGAACATCGGTCCGCACCACCCGGCGACCCACGGCGTGCTCCACGTCGAGACGGTGCTCGACGGCGAGACCGTCGTCGACGTCGACCCGGACATCGGCTACCTCCACCGCTGTGAGGAGCAGATGTGCCAGGAGGGCACCTACCGCCACCAGATCATGCCCTACCCCGACCGCTGGGACTACGTCTCCTCGGGGCTGCTAAACGAGTGGGCCTACGCGCGGGCGATCGAGGACATGGCGGACATCGAGGTCCCCGAGTACGCGCAGGTCATCCGGACCATGGGGGCCGAACTCTGCCGGATCGCCTCGCACATGCTCGCGCTCGGTACCTTCGCGCTGGACGTCTACGGCGAGTTCACGGCCATCTTCATGTACACCTTCCGCGACCGCGAGGTCGTCCAGGACATTCTCGAGGACCTGACCGGCCAGCGGATGATGTTCAACTACTTCCGCGTCGGCGGGGTCGCGTGGGACCTGCCCGAACCCCGCGAGGAGTTCATCGAGAAGACCCGGGACTTCCTCGACGAACTCCCCGCGAAGGTCGACGAGTACCACGACATGGTCACCTCGAACGAGATCTTCCAGACCCGGTGTATCGACACCGGCGTCATCGAGCCCGAGGTAGCCAAACAGTACGGCTGTACGGGCCCGGTCGCCCGCGCGTCCGGCATCGACTACGACCTCCGACGCGACGATCCCTACGGCTACTACGAGAACTTGGAGTGGGACGTCGTCACGCGCGAGGGCTGTGACAACTACGCCCGCGTGCTCGCTCGCATGGAGGAAGTCGAAGAGTCGGCCAAGATCATCGAGCAGTGTCTCGACCTGCTCGAGGAGTGGCCCGAAGACGAGCGCGAGGTACAGGCCAACGTGCCCCGCACCCTGAAGCCGGACGCCGACGCCGAGACCTACCGCGCCGTCGAGGCTGCGAAGGGCGAACTCGGCATCTACATGCGCTCGGACGGCACCGACAAGCCGGCCCGGTTCAAGATCCGGAGTCCGTGCTTCTCGAACCTGCAGGTGCTGCCGGAGATGTCCGAAGGGGAGTACGTCCCCGACCTGATCGCATCGCTCGGTAGCTTAGACATCGTGCTCGGGGAGGTGGATCGATGA
- a CDS encoding NADH-quinone oxidoreductase subunit B: MSSDEPKQQIHGSTAPSTDTRDSRIGEGVDDRFNSKLREAFGASPFILTKFDEFMNWVRGNSMFMLQFGIACCSIEMMHTYAIKHDLDRYGAGVPRASPRQADVMIVPGTIVSKFGPRMKRVYDQMPEPKFVVGMGSCTISGGPFQKGYNVVKGAEEIIPVDIHVPGCPPRPEALLYGVLKLQERIQNGESSPVVVKPYELEEFGDLPEDELVQKLASEIDEDDLVMRYNWADSP; encoded by the coding sequence ATGAGTAGCGACGAACCCAAACAGCAGATCCACGGCAGCACCGCACCGTCGACGGACACCCGCGACTCCCGAATCGGTGAGGGCGTCGACGACAGATTCAACTCGAAGCTTCGCGAGGCGTTCGGCGCGTCGCCGTTCATCCTCACGAAGTTCGACGAGTTCATGAACTGGGTTCGCGGGAACTCGATGTTCATGCTGCAGTTCGGGATCGCGTGCTGCAGCATCGAGATGATGCACACGTACGCGATCAAACACGACCTCGACCGCTACGGGGCCGGCGTCCCGCGCGCGTCGCCGCGGCAGGCCGACGTGATGATCGTCCCCGGGACGATCGTCTCGAAGTTCGGGCCGCGCATGAAGCGCGTCTACGACCAGATGCCCGAACCCAAGTTCGTCGTCGGGATGGGGTCGTGTACGATCTCCGGCGGTCCCTTCCAGAAGGGCTACAACGTCGTGAAGGGCGCCGAGGAGATCATCCCCGTCGACATTCACGTTCCGGGCTGTCCGCCCCGTCCCGAGGCGCTGCTGTACGGCGTCCTCAAGCTTCAGGAGCGGATCCAGAACGGGGAGTCCTCGCCCGTCGTCGTCAAGCCGTACGAACTCGAGGAGTTCGGCGATCTCCCCGAGGACGAACTGGTGCAGAAGCTCGCGAGCGAGATCGACGAGGACGACCTCGTCATGCGGTACAACTGGGCTGATTCACCATGA
- a CDS encoding NADH-quinone oxidoreductase subunit A codes for MNDWIAIGALALVGLLIPFGMMAVSYLLRPTVPETSKRATYESGEVPTGGTRVRFNIQYYMVALLFLVFDIETVLLFPWAVVYREAVESDAVSLLEILGPMVAFVAILLVGLAWAWRNGAVQWAQTPRQVEGDTDRL; via the coding sequence ATGAACGACTGGATAGCGATCGGGGCGTTAGCGCTCGTGGGATTGCTGATACCGTTCGGGATGATGGCGGTATCGTACCTCCTGCGGCCGACCGTCCCCGAAACGAGCAAACGTGCCACCTACGAGAGTGGCGAGGTTCCGACCGGCGGAACGCGCGTCCGGTTCAACATCCAATACTACATGGTTGCGCTTCTGTTCCTCGTCTTCGATATCGAGACCGTCCTGCTGTTCCCATGGGCGGTCGTATATCGAGAGGCTGTTGAATCGGATGCCGTTTCGCTGCTCGAGATCCTCGGACCGATGGTCGCGTTCGTTGCCATCCTCCTCGTCGGGCTCGCGTGGGCGTGGCGCAACGGTGCAGTACAGTGGGCACAGACACCGCGGCAGGTGGAAGGCGATACTGACCGACTATGA
- a CDS encoding AIR carboxylase family protein, translated as MADSVSDLIDRLHEEAQQDRPDEETPDVGIVMGSDSDLETMMTGGRRRGAYDAFVDELGFAEQTDYENPPAERFTFETYVTSAHRTPDLMTAYAETAEERGLEVIIAGAGGKSADLPNMTASIAYPLPVIGVPVQEKSVDSVIGMPTGAPLVAVDAGKSFNAALSAAQILARRHDEVRERLVSYHEGLREGVGDVSRRLHDEGTPAFRDGEQ; from the coding sequence ATGGCAGACAGCGTTTCCGACCTCATCGATCGACTGCACGAGGAAGCCCAGCAGGATCGCCCGGACGAAGAGACCCCCGACGTCGGCATCGTGATGGGCAGCGACTCGGACCTCGAGACGATGATGACCGGCGGCCGGCGCCGCGGGGCCTACGACGCCTTCGTCGACGAACTCGGCTTCGCCGAGCAGACCGACTACGAGAACCCGCCGGCGGAGCGGTTCACCTTCGAAACCTACGTCACCTCCGCCCACCGGACGCCGGACCTGATGACCGCCTACGCCGAGACGGCCGAGGAGCGCGGTCTCGAGGTCATCATCGCCGGCGCGGGCGGGAAATCCGCGGACCTGCCGAACATGACCGCATCGATCGCGTACCCGCTGCCGGTCATCGGCGTGCCGGTCCAGGAGAAGTCCGTCGACAGCGTCATCGGGATGCCCACCGGGGCGCCGCTCGTGGCGGTCGACGCCGGCAAGTCCTTCAACGCCGCGCTCTCGGCAGCCCAGATCCTCGCGCGCCGGCACGACGAGGTCCGGGAACGGCTGGTGTCGTACCACGAGGGTCTTCGCGAGGGCGTCGGCGACGTCTCCCGCCGGCTCCACGACGAAGGAACGCCGGCGTTCCGGGACGGGGAGCAGTAG
- a CDS encoding 5-(carboxyamino)imidazole ribonucleotide synthase — protein sequence MTTLQTPGPTLGVVGGGQLGRMLAEAAAPLGVEVVVLDPTPDCPAAPVARDQVVADFDDEAGIRELAARADVLTFEIELADQDVLERVSEDSGTPVHPKPATLETIHDKLVQKRELEAAGVPVPPFREVDDADDVREAIDDYGAPVMLKARTGGYDGRGNVPVESKDEAEDALESVAGPAMVEAFVEFEREVSVIAVKGYDETAAFPIGENVHVDEILRETIVPARSSDAAEQRAREVAEDVLEVMDGRGVYGIELFETSEAPRASENSSGQSPREDGEILLNEIAPRPHNSGHWTIEGAHSSQFEQHVRAVLGWPLAATDLRSPTVMTNLLGDVEESQKAALHGVEKIHETPAAHLHWYGKRETRPLRKMGHVTVCARDDATDVEDLLETARELEDSVTFTGDH from the coding sequence ATGACGACGCTCCAGACGCCGGGCCCGACGCTCGGCGTGGTCGGCGGGGGACAGCTCGGGCGAATGCTCGCCGAGGCGGCCGCACCGCTCGGCGTCGAGGTGGTCGTGCTCGATCCGACGCCGGACTGTCCGGCCGCGCCCGTCGCGCGCGATCAGGTCGTCGCGGACTTCGACGACGAGGCCGGAATCCGCGAACTCGCCGCGCGGGCGGACGTTTTGACTTTCGAAATCGAACTGGCCGATCAGGACGTCTTAGAGCGCGTCAGCGAGGACTCGGGGACGCCGGTCCACCCGAAGCCCGCGACGCTCGAGACGATCCACGACAAGCTCGTCCAGAAGCGGGAACTCGAGGCCGCGGGCGTGCCGGTGCCGCCGTTCCGCGAGGTCGACGACGCCGACGACGTTCGCGAGGCGATCGACGACTACGGCGCGCCGGTCATGCTCAAAGCTCGGACCGGCGGCTACGACGGACGGGGGAACGTCCCCGTCGAATCGAAAGATGAGGCTGAAGACGCTCTCGAGTCGGTCGCCGGCCCGGCGATGGTCGAGGCGTTCGTCGAGTTCGAGCGCGAGGTCTCGGTCATCGCGGTCAAGGGCTACGACGAGACCGCCGCCTTCCCGATCGGGGAGAACGTCCACGTCGACGAGATCCTCCGGGAGACGATCGTCCCCGCGCGCTCGAGCGACGCCGCCGAGCAACGGGCCCGCGAGGTCGCCGAGGACGTCCTCGAGGTGATGGACGGACGGGGCGTCTACGGCATCGAGTTGTTCGAAACGAGCGAGGCGCCACGCGCCTCGGAAAACTCGAGCGGACAGAGTCCGCGAGAGGACGGCGAGATCCTGCTCAACGAGATCGCCCCGCGACCGCACAACTCGGGTCACTGGACGATCGAAGGCGCACACAGCTCCCAGTTCGAGCAGCACGTCCGCGCGGTGCTCGGCTGGCCGCTGGCCGCGACCGACCTCCGGTCCCCGACCGTGATGACGAACCTGCTCGGTGACGTCGAAGAGTCCCAGAAGGCGGCGCTACACGGCGTCGAGAAAATTCACGAAACGCCCGCGGCGCACCTCCACTGGTACGGCAAGCGCGAGACCCGGCCCCTGCGGAAGATGGGCCACGTCACCGTCTGCGCGCGCGACGACGCAACCGACGTCGAGGACCTGCTCGAGACGGCCCGGGAACTCGAGGACTCCGTGACGTTCACAGGCGACCACTAG
- a CDS encoding guanosine monophosphate reductase, translating to MDNLRTGLSYGDVLLVPKRSPVDSRSNVDLETNFTPSLELETPLVSAAMDTVTETELAIELSRHGGIGVIHRFLTPEEQAEQVASVKDAGERVAAAVGINEDHIARSAALVEAGVDALVIDVAHGHLERTLEAVEEIHEEFPDTDLVAGNVATPEGVEDLAAAGADCVKVGIGPGSHCTTRKVAGAGVPQLTAVDDCADAAEEHGVTVCADGGIRTSGDAVKALMAGADTVMMGSLFAGTAEAPGAVVEVEGTKYKRSRGMATTTAAENRDDKEENVRADEGVEALTPYKGPVADVVKEFCAGIQSGLSYCGGHTVPAAREKAEFIRVADSAKEREGYHADHDWEGVSVDSVVDDDAGAESTDGSPSTAESDD from the coding sequence ATGGACAACCTTCGCACCGGATTGAGTTACGGCGACGTGCTGCTCGTGCCGAAGCGCTCGCCCGTCGACAGCCGTAGCAACGTCGATCTCGAGACGAATTTCACACCGAGCCTCGAGCTCGAGACGCCGCTGGTCTCCGCGGCGATGGACACGGTCACCGAGACCGAGCTGGCGATCGAGCTCTCGCGACACGGCGGAATCGGGGTCATTCACCGCTTCCTGACGCCCGAGGAGCAGGCCGAGCAGGTCGCGTCGGTAAAGGACGCCGGCGAACGGGTCGCCGCCGCCGTCGGGATCAACGAGGACCACATCGCGCGCAGCGCCGCCCTGGTCGAAGCCGGCGTCGACGCGCTCGTAATCGACGTCGCCCACGGCCACTTGGAGCGGACGCTCGAGGCCGTCGAAGAGATCCACGAGGAGTTCCCGGACACGGACCTCGTCGCGGGCAACGTCGCCACGCCCGAAGGCGTCGAGGACCTCGCCGCAGCCGGTGCGGACTGCGTGAAGGTCGGCATCGGACCGGGCTCGCACTGTACGACGCGGAAGGTCGCGGGCGCCGGCGTGCCGCAGCTGACGGCCGTCGACGACTGCGCGGACGCCGCCGAGGAGCACGGCGTCACCGTCTGCGCGGACGGCGGGATCCGCACCTCCGGCGACGCGGTGAAGGCGCTGATGGCGGGCGCCGACACGGTGATGATGGGCAGCCTCTTCGCCGGCACGGCGGAGGCGCCCGGCGCGGTCGTCGAGGTCGAGGGCACGAAGTACAAGCGCTCGCGCGGGATGGCGACCACGACCGCCGCGGAGAACCGCGACGACAAGGAAGAGAACGTCCGCGCCGACGAGGGCGTCGAGGCGCTGACGCCCTACAAGGGGCCGGTCGCCGACGTCGTCAAAGAGTTCTGTGCGGGCATCCAGTCGGGGCTGTCCTACTGCGGTGGGCACACGGTTCCCGCAGCCCGGGAGAAGGCCGAGTTCATCCGCGTCGCCGACAGCGCGAAGGAGCGCGAGGGCTACCACGCGGACCACGACTGGGAGGGGGTTAGCGTCGATAGCGTGGTCGACGATGATGCCGGTGCCGAGAGCACCGACGGTTCTCCGTCGACCGCCGAGAGCGACGACTAA
- a CDS encoding HNH endonuclease — protein sequence MDCPTCGKSLQTEQGMRQHHTKVHGEPLPNRVCSGCGSVFYDPKARREYCDDCNPNAGEHNGNWSGGKETTSCDSCGETFSYYPSDKDGVYCPDCVEDAIGLLPENPSAKGARVTVECGACGSDLEVRPAKFETQERGFFCTLECYGEWLSANVVGPEHHQWEGGTIEYGRKWWRIRRQALERDDYECQHCGAGLDELGQNPDVHHVRAVRSFDRPEDAHKMDNVVTLCRSCHRRAEAGSIAVSPRDEK from the coding sequence ATGGACTGTCCCACGTGCGGGAAATCGTTGCAGACCGAGCAGGGAATGCGCCAACACCACACGAAGGTGCACGGCGAGCCGCTGCCGAACCGGGTGTGTTCGGGTTGTGGCTCCGTCTTTTACGATCCGAAGGCGCGCAGGGAGTACTGCGACGACTGCAATCCGAACGCGGGCGAACACAACGGCAACTGGAGCGGCGGGAAAGAAACGACGTCGTGTGACTCCTGCGGTGAGACGTTTTCGTACTACCCGTCGGACAAAGACGGCGTGTACTGTCCGGACTGCGTCGAAGACGCGATCGGATTGCTTCCCGAAAACCCGTCGGCGAAGGGAGCGCGAGTAACCGTCGAGTGTGGCGCTTGCGGCTCGGATCTCGAGGTTCGCCCCGCGAAATTCGAGACGCAAGAACGCGGCTTCTTCTGTACGCTCGAGTGTTACGGCGAGTGGCTCTCGGCGAACGTCGTCGGCCCGGAGCATCACCAGTGGGAAGGCGGAACGATCGAGTACGGACGGAAGTGGTGGCGGATTCGGCGGCAGGCGCTCGAGCGAGACGACTACGAGTGCCAGCACTGCGGTGCGGGATTAGACGAACTCGGGCAAAATCCGGACGTGCACCACGTCCGGGCGGTCCGATCGTTCGACCGACCCGAAGATGCCCACAAGATGGACAATGTCGTCACTCTCTGTCGAAGCTGTCACCGGCGGGCGGAAGCGGGGTCGATCGCGGTGTCGCCTCGCGACGAAAAGTAA
- a CDS encoding pyridoxal phosphate-dependent aminotransferase, translating into MTMEFTDRVTRVEPSATLAISALATELENEGADIVDLSVGEPDFPTPENIVEAGKDAMDAGHTGYTTSAGILELREAIVDKLAADGLEHTTDEVIVTPGAKQALYEIVQSLVEDGDEVVLLDPAWVSYEAMVKMAGGDLTRVDLSDSDFQLEPALDDLEAAVSDDTELLIVNSPSNPTGAVYSDAALEGVRDLAVEHDVTVISDEIYKEITYGVEPTSLGTFDGMADRTITVNGFSKAYSMTGWRLGYFAGPEDLIDQAGKLHSHSVSSAVNFVQHAGIEALENTDTAVEEMVEAFEERRDLVIDLLDDHGVDVAEPQGAFYMMLPVDDDDQEWCEGALEDAHVATVPGSAFGTPGYARISYAASEERLEEGIERLAEEGYL; encoded by the coding sequence ATGACGATGGAATTCACCGACCGCGTAACCCGAGTCGAACCGTCCGCAACGCTTGCTATTTCCGCGCTCGCGACCGAACTCGAGAACGAGGGCGCCGACATCGTCGACCTCTCCGTCGGCGAACCCGACTTCCCCACGCCCGAAAACATCGTCGAGGCAGGGAAGGACGCGATGGACGCCGGCCACACCGGCTACACCACCTCCGCCGGCATTCTCGAGCTCCGCGAGGCCATCGTCGACAAGCTCGCCGCGGACGGCCTCGAGCACACCACCGACGAGGTCATCGTCACGCCCGGCGCGAAGCAGGCGCTGTACGAAATCGTCCAGTCGCTGGTCGAGGACGGCGACGAGGTCGTTCTGCTCGACCCCGCGTGGGTCTCCTACGAGGCCATGGTCAAGATGGCCGGCGGCGACCTGACCCGCGTGGATCTCTCGGACTCTGACTTCCAGCTCGAGCCCGCGCTCGACGACCTCGAGGCCGCCGTCTCCGATGACACCGAACTGCTGATCGTCAACTCCCCGTCGAACCCCACCGGCGCCGTCTACTCCGACGCGGCCCTCGAGGGCGTGCGCGACCTCGCGGTCGAACACGACGTCACCGTCATCTCGGACGAGATCTACAAGGAGATCACCTACGGCGTCGAGCCCACCAGCCTCGGCACCTTCGACGGGATGGCCGACCGCACCATCACGGTCAACGGCTTCTCGAAGGCCTACTCGATGACCGGCTGGCGGCTCGGCTACTTCGCCGGCCCCGAGGACCTGATCGACCAGGCCGGCAAGCTCCACAGCCACTCCGTTTCGTCGGCCGTCAACTTCGTCCAGCACGCCGGCATCGAGGCCCTCGAGAACACCGACACCGCCGTCGAAGAGATGGTCGAAGCCTTCGAGGAGCGGCGCGACCTCGTCATCGACCTGCTCGACGATCACGGCGTCGACGTCGCCGAACCGCAGGGCGCGTTCTACATGATGCTGCCCGTCGACGACGACGATCAGGAATGGTGTGAGGGCGCGCTCGAGGACGCCCACGTCGCCACGGTGCCGGGCAGCGCGTTCGGCACCCCCGGCTACGCGCGGATTTCCTACGCCGCCAGCGAGGAGCGACTCGAGGAAGGCATCGAGCGACTGGCCGAGGAAGGCTACCTGTAA
- the ribH gene encoding 6,7-dimethyl-8-ribityllumazine synthase: MTALGLVVAEFNRPVTEQMEQAALEAASDAGADVYETVQVPGAYDAPLAADRLARRAEVDAVAVVGAIITGDTDHDQVIGDAIAQRLADVSLERDTPVTLGVTGPGMSAAEARERVENAATAVESALDLVSELPEPDSDTDR, translated from the coding sequence ATGACCGCGCTCGGATTGGTGGTCGCGGAGTTCAACCGCCCGGTCACCGAGCAGATGGAACAGGCGGCCCTCGAGGCCGCCAGCGACGCAGGTGCCGACGTGTACGAGACGGTCCAGGTTCCGGGGGCGTACGACGCGCCGCTGGCCGCCGACCGGCTCGCACGCCGCGCCGAGGTCGACGCCGTCGCCGTCGTCGGTGCCATCATCACCGGCGACACCGACCACGACCAGGTGATCGGCGACGCGATCGCTCAGCGGCTCGCCGACGTGAGCCTCGAGCGCGACACCCCCGTAACGCTCGGCGTGACGGGGCCCGGCATGTCCGCGGCCGAAGCGCGCGAGCGCGTCGAGAACGCGGCTACGGCCGTCGAAAGCGCGCTCGATCTGGTTTCGGAACTGCCGGAGCCCGATTCCGACACAGACCGATAG